TAAGTAATTTCGACAAATACAGCCTTCTGTGATGCTTCCCCTTAGCAAACATACTTAAAGGGAATCTACTCGCTTTAAAACTTAAAAAGCCTCTCACAAGTGGAGGCCACTGAAAAAGTCCTTTCTAACCTAAAAGAGCTGTTAAGTTTGTTGTTTAGAACCGCTTGTCGGTGGATGCTTGCCGCGGGCACGGCCTCAGCTAACTTGGTCAAGAAGATCACTTGACCAATTGGATCTTCGGCTCGCGCTGTTCCCGCAGGCGTCACCACCGAACGCTCATCGTGTAATCAACAGAGGCTAATCTGAAAAGAGTGATTTTCTTTATAAAAGAAAGTCACTCTTTTTTCTTGTACAATAGGAGTATTACATAAAAAGTGAGGGATTGGATGATAGACCGTCAATTATCCATGAACTTCAGCCAATATGAGGGCTAATGGACGCAACGCCATTCACCCTATTCGGATGTTTAAGTATCTTCTTTTTAAGACCATTTATAAGCTTTCGGGATACCTATTACTTTGATGTGGAGGAGTGTGCCTCATCTTCGGGTCTTAGAGGCATGCGAATACAGAGGGCCATGACATATAAAAACAGGGCGCTTGGAATCATTTGATTCCAAGCGCCCTGTTTTTTCTTTCATAATTTGAATAGTTGGCAGTTCTTCAGTGGCCTCCACAAGTGAGAAGCTTTTTTTACCCATTTGAGGCAAGATACGTATACACATCCTGCAAGTTCTCAAACCCCATCTCTTTAATTTCACGAATACTCTTCACCCATAACTCTGCCGTAGCCTTCGCATCATGTAAAGCATGGTGACGCAGTTCATTGTTTATCCCATAATGTTCACAGCACTCATCCAGGCTCACAAGATTCTTATCCTGATGAGGAATTTTTGTTAAAAACGAAGTATCGACAATGCGGTGCTGAAAGTTTTTCCTAAGCGCCAGCCATGTCGCATGGTTCATGAACTGTTTCTCATGATTAGCATGGTGGGCGACTAATACATCGCTTTTTATAAAGGAATAAAAGTCTTTTAATACGTCGCGCAGCGTATCAGCACTCTCCAGCATTTCTTTTGTAATTCCGGTTAACTCTTCAATCTCTTTAGAGGGTTCGGCCTCACTGTTTACGAGCGAATAGAATATTTCCTCTTCCTGGATTTCTGTGCCTTCCACCTTTACAGCACCAATCGACAGGATTTGATCACCTTTATACGGAAAAAAACCCGTCGTTTCTAAATCAAACACCACTACATGCAGCTCGTCAAACGGGATGTCCAGCACATTTCTGTTTTTCATTTCCCGTTCCAGATTTCTTACGTACGCAACTTTTGAAGGGTCATTCTGGTTTAACGAAGAAAAGCCGCTACCCAGCCTGCCGGACAAATCTTTTACAAATTGAACGAATGGATTCATGAGGGAATCTCTTCTTTAAGAACTGATTTGGTTTTTGAAAAAAGCTGATTGCCGCGTTTGATCAGGCGTTTCAGCTTCTGTTTCTCCTGTTTGGATAAACGGTCAATCTCCAGCAGGTGGACTTTTTCATAGGTCGATGCTTCTTTTTTTAACTTTAGACGAAACTCAAGCAGCTTTAGAAAATCATCCTGATAGCCTCTAAGGAATGGATAAGCATCCGATAAAGCTTTAAACCTCTCTAAAGTTGAAGCCGTTCTTATCCCTTGTTTAAAGGCAAGGATTCTTAAGGAATTCACGTAAGGAAAGTAAACCGTTTCCTTTATGTGAATGTCTCCTTTCATGCCATTACGCTGCTCAGGAAGCAGCTGTCCGAAAAAACCGACACCCTTTTTAATAAACTCAAAGTTATCGATCAGCCGTGAGTACAAGCGCGGGTCGTTCTCTAGCTTAGAGAAGCCTTCCCACTTTAAACGACTCAAAAATTCTTCCTCTCCAACTAAGACACGGGAATCAAACAGGATAGAGAAATTGCGAAGCGTCTGCCAGCTGGCTTCATCAAGCCAAGCGGTAATTTGATTTTTATAGGAAGTGATCGATTGGCACCATAATGGATTGGAAGCCATTACTTTACCTTCACAAAGTTCATAGCCGACAATCGCCAATCCTTCACTTATCTCGGTGCCCAGTTTTAAAAAATATTCCCGTGAAGACTCGTCACCATCGAACACAATGCCGTGATCCTGGTCGCTTAACACCTGCTGTTCAAACCTTCCTGCACTCCCCATCAGAAAAAACGCAAAAGGAGCAGGAGGT
This window of the Halobacillus sp. Marseille-Q1614 genome carries:
- a CDS encoding exonuclease domain-containing protein — encoded protein: MNPFVQFVKDLSGRLGSGFSSLNQNDPSKVAYVRNLEREMKNRNVLDIPFDELHVVVFDLETTGFFPYKGDQILSIGAVKVEGTEIQEEEIFYSLVNSEAEPSKEIEELTGITKEMLESADTLRDVLKDFYSFIKSDVLVAHHANHEKQFMNHATWLALRKNFQHRIVDTSFLTKIPHQDKNLVSLDECCEHYGINNELRHHALHDAKATAELWVKSIREIKEMGFENLQDVYTYLASNG
- a CDS encoding DUF294 nucleotidyltransferase-like domain-containing protein; amino-acid sequence: MGKTYEDLKKWRQQEIQSAAAGHFQLNAFHDELMKETFQIAQAKVESEQGKPPAPFAFFLMGSAGRFEQQVLSDQDHGIVFDGDESSREYFLKLGTEISEGLAIVGYELCEGKVMASNPLWCQSITSYKNQITAWLDEASWQTLRNFSILFDSRVLVGEEEFLSRLKWEGFSKLENDPRLYSRLIDNFEFIKKGVGFFGQLLPEQRNGMKGDIHIKETVYFPYVNSLRILAFKQGIRTASTLERFKALSDAYPFLRGYQDDFLKLLEFRLKLKKEASTYEKVHLLEIDRLSKQEKQKLKRLIKRGNQLFSKTKSVLKEEIPS